The following proteins are encoded in a genomic region of Triticum dicoccoides isolate Atlit2015 ecotype Zavitan chromosome 1B, WEW_v2.0, whole genome shotgun sequence:
- the LOC119349161 gene encoding phospholipase A1-II 7-like, whose translation MNNTLPVTAPTAHAPMPSPAPKLGGANIASRWRELQGSDSWVGLLDPLDYDLRQSIISYGELASAAHDVFNLEKRSPHAGFCLYSRDHLLAASTVTHPEYYKVTKFLYATCGGSTASRLATSVPTVTNALFVQPLGKAEGTPTSNWMGYVAVATNEGVTALGRRDIVVVWRGTENELEWEEDKHFLQVSAAPVLGRYADEEYKNAKVHRGFLSVYTSSDNNSMYNKTSAREQVLEEVGRLMEEYKDEVTSITVTGHSLGASLATLTAIDMVANDVNVPPNSKQPPCPVTAILLACPRVGNPTFKSAFDSFHLLRALHVANAKDLVPQNPPSVLLMWYVDCATATIVIDTDRSPYVFHKISTHHVLELYLHGVAGDHGDKADFKLVVPRDVALVNKTIDLLTDEYPVPGSWWVIKNKCMVKGTDGQWKLDDFEEA comes from the exons ATGAACAACACACTACCAGTAACGGCGCCCACCGCGCACGCGCCCATGCCATCGCCGGCGCCGAAGCTTGGAGGTGCAAACATCGCCAGCCGGTGGCGCGAGCTCCAGGGCTCGGACTCGTGGGTTGGGCTCCTGGACCCGCTGGACTACGACCTCCGACAATCCATCATATCTTACGGCGAGCTCGCATCGGCCGCCCACGACGTGTTCAACCTTGAGAAGCGGTCACCTCACGCCGGCTTCTGCTTGTACAGCCGCGACCACCTTCTCGCCGCCTCCACCGTGACCCACCCTGAGTACTACAAGGTCACCAAGTTCCTCTACGCGACCTGCGGGGGATCAACGGCATCGAGGTTGGCCACATCCGTGCCAACGGTGACCAACGCGCTGTTCGTGCAACCGCTGGGAAAGGCCGAGGGGACTCCGACGTCCAACTGGATGGGTTACGTGGCGGTGGCGACGAACGAGGGAGTTACAGCACTGGGGAGGCGTGACATCGTCGTGGTGTGGCGCGGCACCGAGAACGAGTTGGAGTGGGAGGAAGACAAGCACTTCCTTCAGGTGTCTGCCGCGCCGGTGTTGGGCCGCTATGCTGACGAAGAGTACAAGAACGCCAAGGTGCACCGTGGCTTCCTATCCGTGTACACGTCCAGTGACAACAACTCCATGTACAACAAGACCAGCGCCAGAGAGCAG GTTCTCGAGGAGGTAGGGAGGCTAATGGAGGAGTACAAGGACGAGGTGACCAGCATCACCGTCACCGGCCATAGCCTTGGAGCGTCACTCGCCACCCTCACCGCCATCGACATGGTGGCCAACGACGTCAACGTGCCCCCTAACTCGAAGCAACCGCCGTGCCCCGTGACAGCGATACTGCTGGCGTGCCCGCGAGTCGGGAACCCCACGTTCAAGTCCGCCTTCGACTCATTCCACCTCCTGCGGGCACTCCACGTGGCGAACGCCAAAGACCTCGTGCCACAGAACCCTCCCTCTGTGTTGTTAATGTGGTACGTGGACTGCGCGACAGCAACGATCGTAATTGACACGGACCGGTCACCCTACGTGTTTCACAAAATATCGACCCACCACGTCCTCGAGTTGTACCTGCACGGTGTCGCAGGGGATCATGGCGACAAGGCGGACTTCAAACTAGTGGTTCCCCGCGACGTGGCGCTGGTGAACAAGACTATCGACCTGCTGACAGACGAATACCCAGTGCCGGGGAGCTGGTGGGTCATTAAAAACAAATGCATGGTCAAGGGCACCGATGGCCAGTGGAAACTCGATGACTTCGAAGAAGCATAG